In Pseudomonadota bacterium, the following are encoded in one genomic region:
- a CDS encoding methyl-accepting chemotaxis protein has protein sequence MQPTHDDNPADAELAALKREHQALKETLTGKDSELSAMRTLVTECTRVMRGVAQGDVSQRIGAKADGEMGELVESINATCGRVGELTQRIAEAADSITHSAQSVVEGNRTLSQRTEEQASFLQQTAANMEEMTQTVRQNADSAQQADTLSNTASNTANKGGDVVRKAIEAMGEINDSSRKIADIIGVIDEIAFQTNLLALNAAVEAARAGEQGRGFAVVASEVRNLAQRSASAAKDIKSLIQDSVAKVDEGSRLVDESGQTLESIVDGVTQVSQIIGDIAKASAEQASGIDEISKAVSHMDQATQQNAALTEEATAASEAAGEEAGALRELAAFFQSSGAPSGGAALKSSAPSASPKGPPNGVERRGSNRPWSGDGSSSSSAASSASGASTRAAPSVGTPDEDGAWEEF, from the coding sequence ATGCAACCGACCCACGACGACAACCCTGCTGACGCTGAACTCGCCGCGTTGAAGCGCGAACACCAGGCCCTGAAGGAGACCCTGACCGGCAAGGATTCCGAGTTGAGTGCCATGCGCACGCTGGTGACCGAGTGCACACGAGTCATGCGAGGGGTCGCCCAAGGCGATGTGAGTCAGCGCATCGGTGCCAAGGCCGACGGCGAGATGGGTGAGCTCGTAGAATCGATCAACGCGACCTGCGGGCGCGTCGGCGAGCTGACCCAGCGCATCGCCGAGGCGGCTGACAGCATCACGCACAGCGCCCAGAGCGTGGTAGAGGGCAATCGCACACTATCTCAGCGCACGGAAGAGCAGGCCTCGTTCCTGCAGCAAACGGCGGCCAACATGGAGGAGATGACCCAGACCGTTCGCCAGAACGCCGACAGTGCTCAGCAGGCGGATACGCTTTCGAACACGGCGAGCAACACGGCCAACAAAGGCGGCGATGTGGTCCGCAAGGCCATCGAGGCCATGGGCGAGATCAACGACTCGAGCCGCAAGATTGCCGACATTATCGGCGTGATCGACGAGATCGCTTTCCAAACCAACCTCCTCGCCTTGAACGCCGCGGTGGAAGCCGCGCGTGCCGGTGAGCAGGGTCGCGGGTTCGCCGTGGTCGCGAGCGAGGTACGCAACCTCGCCCAGCGCTCGGCCAGCGCCGCCAAAGACATCAAGTCCCTAATCCAAGACAGCGTGGCCAAGGTCGACGAGGGCTCGCGATTGGTCGATGAGTCCGGCCAGACGCTCGAGAGCATCGTCGATGGCGTCACCCAGGTCAGCCAGATCATCGGAGACATCGCCAAGGCTTCCGCCGAGCAGGCGAGCGGGATCGATGAGATCAGCAAGGCCGTCAGCCATATGGATCAGGCCACGCAGCAGAACGCCGCGCTCACTGAAGAGGCCACGGCCGCCAGCGAGGCCGCCGGTGAGGAAGCGGGCGCCTTGCGCGAGCTGGCCGCTTTCTTTCAAAGCAGCGGCGCCCCCTCGGGCGGCGCCGCGCTGAAGTCCTCGGCGCCTTCGGCGAGCCCCAAGGGACCGCCGAACGGCGTTGAACGCCGCGGGTCCAATCGTCCGTGGTCCGGCGACGGGTCAAGCTCGAGCAGTGCCGCTAGCAGCGCCAGCGGAGCATCCACGCGCGCGGCCCCGAGTGTCGGCACCCCGGACGAAGACGGCGCCTGGGAAGAGTTCTAG